The Phragmites australis chromosome 1, lpPhrAust1.1, whole genome shotgun sequence genomic interval GAGCCGCATCCCCCTGCGCTCGAGGATGGAGTCCCCCCACCGCTGGAGTACTTTCGCGTGGCCAGAGACATCTGCGGTCCATGGCCGAAGACCCTCCGGATGGCTGCGGTGACGCCGCTCAAGCGTGCTAGCTTGCCATCATGGTCATCCACGACGGCTTTGGACGACCACATCTGCTACAAGAGGAGACCAACTCGTGCATGGCCCGCGTTGAGGATGTGTGTTGAGTTGGGTGACTAAGGCTCCAAGGTCCGTCGAGACGCACACGTACGTGTGGTCCTATTTGGTGTGGTGCGAGAGGCTTGGCAGGTGACTAGCTTGGTGTTGGCACATGTAAGGTCAGGCTTCATCGTGCGCTTGGGCTCACCTCTACGCTGGAGACCCTCTCCATCTCGCTTACACGCCTGAGGCCCCTCCGACTCACTATCGTGCCGAAGACCCCCTCCGATTCATCTCCGCACTTAGGTCGCTCCTCCACGCTCAACCTCTATGCTCCGATCGCCCTCTTCCGCGCCCCACCTCCTGTCTAGCAACCCCTTCGCGTTTCGGAGGCCGCGACCGACCTCTACGCACGACATCCATTGCCACCTCCTCATCGGAGGCCTAGTCCCATAGGGTGGAGTCCACTCATCGTGTGCCGGAGGCCAAGCTCCAGCCACCTTGCTGGAAGCCGAGCCCTGCAAGGCAAAGTCCAATCAACACTCTAGTTTACCTCCTCGATGGAGCCTCCCCCCTCCACACTCCGGCTGCCCTCCGTACAAGAGCCTGAGCTCCACAACCACCTTCACCAGGAGGCCCAGCTCTGCAGCCACCTCATCGTTGGCCTCCTTCCAcccggaggccctgctccatTTCGGCTATCGCCGCACTCTGGTCCTTCTTGCTGGAGTCCTCGCTTCACGTCGGAGGCCGTGAGCGTGCACTAGGCCAGGATGAGCATGATGGAGAACATGCTAGTGGCAGTGGGGGCACTAGAGGCACACGACCAGCAAGTGGTCGTGGGCACACAGGAGGACGTGAGCGCGCTAGGTAAGTGGGTTTGCCACACAGCTTAAGAGCCGTTTTGCTTGCTTATGAACAGCCAGAGTGGTTGTTGATGATTACGGGCAGGAGGCCAAGGTCTCGCGGGAACAAGATAAGGCTGTGCATGGCACTATGTCGTGCATGATGAGTGACATATTGAGCAAGCCGGAGGTTACAGTGGCCACGAATGTGAACAAAGTGGTGACAAGGGACATTTCTAGCCTTGATGCTTCACAGGATACACAAGTGAGAGCATATTTCAAGGCCCTCTCACCAGCAACTACAAGCACTGTGTAAGCTCAATGGAGCACGCGCAAACATGAAGAATGTGGCAAGGATCAAGACTCTATATGCAATGTCATCGAGTGACGGCTTGGATGATATCCTCGTTAACATTGAGGTGtaggaggaggtgatggaggTGGCATACAGGGATATCTTTTGAGTCTCGAGGGGCACCATGACTGCGCAGCGCCCCACCAGCAGCAGACTGATGGCCATGGGGCATGGAGAAGAAGATTCCATGACTAATGCAATGCAATTTGCTGCAAAACGCAACCCGGAGAAAGTAGTAATTGAAACACCTTACTAGAAAAGCGGTGTCAACCGCGCGGTGTGACTGAGGCATGCAAGCGAAACGGGCTCTTCCTGGTGGCGAACCACAATGGGTACCCGACGCTACTTGCCGAGGTGTACTATTGCGCCGACACCTTCTACACGTGACAACTCGCGGTGAAGCAGCGCGTGCAGATGTAACAGTCCAAATTCTTAAAACTaggaaaattaaaactttttcaaagaaaataaaaagagttatcaaaaaccaaataaaacccTAAGCGTGCATGTGTACCTTTAtccatatacacatatatgtgagtatgtgtgctatatgcataaatacatatatacattaaGGGCTATTTCCTTATAAAAGAATATCTATATATCTGTGTATATGTtgattatatatttgattgtttgTTTGATTGCTTGAGTATGTGAGCCAATATAAGGTATACCGAGAAGAGTATATGCTGGACAAGTATTTGTACATGTGTATACTAGTATGTGTATGagagaatagaaatagaaaaggaaaaaggaaaagttttTAAATTGAAGTGGGCCTAAGCCATCTCTTTTTCCCTCTCCTTTGCTCTCCCCACCGTCCGGCCAAACTGATCCAGCTAAGCCAAGCCGGCCCTCTTCTTCCCTGCATGGGCTAGCCGGAGCCAGCCCATCGCTCCCGCTTTCTCCTGGACCGCGCTCGTGCCTCAGCCAGCTGTTGCCGCTTCCTCCAACCAAACGCCCCTTCCGCCTTTCCGCTTCCTCTCCGAACCGCTAACGTGCGGGCCCCGCTAGTCATCTCCTACCTTGAGCCAGAGACCGCCTCCTTCATGAGAACAAGCTGGTCGCAAATCCGCGCGAATCCTGCGCCTAACCCGAACGAGAGACCTTATAGAAGCTAGCCAAATCTAATTCTCGTGAGCTCATGAACCTTTGCCGACCCTATCTCTATCCAATCCGAGTTTAAATGTGGAGTTGGAGCTTGGGATTTAGCCGCCGCTGCCTTGAAACCATAGCCGTGTCGACTATGGACTCCACCGCGTCCCAGGTATAAATAGGTAACCCTAGGCGCTCCCCAGAACACCACAAACCCTTTCCCAACTCGCCGACGTGAGGGCGACTCCGTAGCACCCTAGCTGACGCCGAGCCACCATTGCTCCTCGACCAAGCTTGCCGACCCGCCGTTCCCGTGACACATTGCCATCAAAGAAGCATCCTAGAGCGCCGCCATGACCCCGGGAAGCTTCCTCCACCATCGCGTTATCCTCTTGGTCACCGAAGCGTCGTCGCCAACAAGACCTGAAGGTCGCCGCTACTGCATGCCATCGCCAGGATGCCTCACCACCTTTCTGACCCCGTAATTGCCCAAGgtgagatccccatctactccTGATGCTAATCTGTTGCTTGCCTATGAGAACCAACGCCTGCGACGAGGTGTTctatatgtgatgcatgattgATATATCATGGATTTATTGAGAAATGACGTGtgatcaagagagatgcatcgAGATGAATGAACTCTAGTGATGCTTATGTGATGAAGGAGAAGCTAGAGTAGAAGAAATCTCGGAGGTTGAGGATGTCTCGATAAGATTGACAATAActatgaaggctaagttacttatggagatcaagtaactaaatgtatgagattatcaattgagttttatgaacTAAACCCATATGCTGTGTGCTTGAGcgtgagtggggttaggttctatatgaagaatGACAATAGGAGTGAAGGCCAAGTTACTTctgaagatcaagtgacttaaggtataaagttatcaattagCTTTATGCTTGAGAGTAAATTGGAGTTAGCTTCATAAGAAGAaatgagttgaattgaaataTTCAAAATGtcaagttggaagagcaagatcaagataaTTTTAGTAGACAACTTATACATTTAATGCTTGCGGTTTATGTCTTGGTGGTGAAtcaaatgaagatgatgtgaaaagataGGTCTTCCACGCTTGGTGCAAAgaaagcaatcaagtgaacttcattaAGTCTTTGGAGATCGAGATGGGAAGCGAGGATGAACATCGTcctcaagctcaagtgaagagttgatgacaagctATGAGAGGCGGCAGGGCTTGGATGATGTATTCGTCAAGTCTGAATaggattgctcaaggcaaataTATAACTAGATTAGGCTTTCTAGTTTTTccggtctcaaggagtttggtgggagaccgggttataggatcgatagccgtactatcaagaggggctgTCAAAAGTGTTGCTCGATTGTtatgtcgagtgctcaaactatgtgcttagtgcgggatGGGTTTGTATTGAGAGTGTGTCTTCGAAGTTCGTAGTATCTAAAATGTGTTTTAAATTTAACTCTATGAGTTGTCAGCCTTAATGGTGAAAAGAGGTTGTAGCTAAGCCTTAGTGGTGTTTAGCATGTTTCATATggtacctagtttaatcttagGGGATTAAGCTTTGTACAATGGGAGGAAGTGGTTGAATCGGGTTTCAGAGTGTTTCTAGTTTTGATCTAATGTATTTGAGATTATGAATTCAATAGGGATGTGTAGCCATCTGAATAAGGTTTCTATAGAGTTCAATTTCACCGAAATCGGATATCGGAGTCAAAAGTTATCATCATTTTTCTAAGTGTCGACTGTgctaatcggaagttctgatcctagaattggaagttccgatctaTTGAAAAGTCTGATTTCCAAAAACATGGTGCTCTCGGGTTCAAATGGTtttttaatcggaagttctgatctaGGGTCAGAAGTTTTGATGTCAGTCAGAAAGTCCAAGTTTTAGAAATCTGATGCTCTTGGGTTCGAATGGTTTTTAATCGGAAGTTTCAATGTGTGGTTTTTAGTAGATATGGACATGAGTTTCTCCCGGATTCGACCGTTGGGATACATAAGATCAAAAGTTCTGATCAGTGCATGATTtgtccaacgactagtttttcaaggtagggtatttatacccctttgcctccttgcgcgggggggggggggcagagcTTTGGAATTGGTTTTGTTGCCTTTTGTGGTACTTGTGAGAGGTGTTAGAACTTGATGTTTCACCTTTGAgtgctctcctcctctctaTCAAGAATTTATGCAAATCAAGcatttgtggcttagtgaggataaaGTGAGGTGTCTGAAGCTTGGGTTGCTTGCATGTGTCGCATTAGCTGCGTGTGTTTGAGCATTTGGCAttgatcatgtctgagtttggAAGTTTATTACTTTGGAGACCACCCTCTCCTAAACGGTTCGACGGTGGAATATCAGCGATCTTCTCAAGTGAAGATTATGAGGAGATTCGGAAGTGGTAGCAGCACTCATCATCTTCGAAGTGGGGGAAGAGTTGGCTATAGTGGAGACGAGAAGTGCAAGTATACAATCTCGTTAGTAAAAGAGTTGAAAAAGATCCAGTTCAAGTATGACGTAGTtttctcaacggagacataggatatcggtggatattcgaacttcggtaacaaattatttatttttgtatttccTTACTCTCGTGCATTACCTTGATATTCATGgttgtatgcttatttgtatatgtattgagttaattttatgatattcaaatttatttttgcACTAATTGAAAGTTTCAATGAACAGTATCGAAACATCCGATAAACAGTAAAGTCAACATTTCCAATTAGAGTTTTATTTcatatcttgctagatttgaataatctataTCACACATTAAGATTGTAACATTCATATTTATTTAGgatgattatgcactagttgagtagcatatttaggattttcacttatgaaaaatcCGTTATTTTACTTTCGCTGTAAGTTTAGACCAACTatcaaaaaaaaagatgaaattttgcaaaaacaCATATTCGTCTCCCTCTAAATGACATCATTATTCTTTCAAGTTGCTACAAATGGCTAACTCTAGACGATACAGTCTCATCCACCAACTCGTAATTCTCCTCCTAAAATtaggcaaaaatccaaaattagacaatatacataagcgtatttgtcgaaatagacaacatgttatcgtatttacaaatttagcatccttATTCGGCgcatcatttaccgaaaatagattttcggtacaccgtacgccAAAAAacctatattcggcacatcgtgtagcgaatacggcactgtagtccgtattcgacacaccgtgtgccgaatacgagaTACAGTGCCGTATTCACCACACGATGTGCCAAATACaggctacagtgccgtattcgccACATAATGTGTCAAATATGACCATATGTCGAATTAATGACCGCACGACAGACAAatgccatattcggcataccgtgtaccgaatatggccacggtgtgccgaatatgtgCTACAATGTCATATTCGACACAcaatgtgccgaatatgatcaGAACTACGATTTTTCGACGTACGGTGTACCAAAATTCTATTTTCGATAAATAATGTACCGAATATAAATGTTAAAACTATAAATACGACTAGCAAATACGCTCAtttatattgtctaattttagatttttaccatAAAATTAAATAACCATGTTACGAATTTCGTATATATAAACCTTTATTTTGttatgctattttttattttttaaattgataTATCCTAAATTGATACAACCTCTGAGCCAAGCACCCTAAAAATCTTGGTGAGTCGACGCCTCGATACAGCGAATCAGTCGTGTGGTAAAGAACTTGAGATTTTGTCTGGATTGCCATAAATCGTTGCAACGCACTATTCCGTCTCCAGAAAACTTCGATATTTGACTTTCTTATTTTAATGCATCGACATTTCAATAAAATAATGTGGAAATATAGGAAATCATGTGCAAACAGACAATCAAATACACATGAAATAGGTAAAAATTACATGAAAGAATGTGGAAATATAGGAAACAAGCTCAAATGTACAAGTACTTTGACCGACAATATTTGAAAACTTAGATTTCTGAAGTTCAAAGGCAGGCATAAACAGAGCGACGAAGAGAACGATACCAAACCACGACCTCACTGGTAAAACATAAGTACCAACGAAGACTTCCAATTGAGCACCGTACGGCAGCAAGTGATGATTACGAAGCCAGCTGGTTTTGGTTCCAAAAGGAGAACATCCCCTTGTACCTTGCAGGAGAAAACTGGCGCGACAGCAAGGTGAAAGGCTTCTCCTTGGAGCAGCTGGTGCCGCATTTGATTTCTTCCATGGTCTTAAGCATAGGCACGACCTCTGGCAGTGCGGCACTATCAGCTGGCACCAATGGAGATACCTTAGCAGATTCAAGGCAGCCAGTGTCAGTTCTGCTGCCACCACCGCGGCTGGCGCTGTATGCCTTAAGATATTGAGGTACACTAGAATCAGTTCTGCTGCTGATGCCGCTACTGGAACTGCGGTAAGCATGTTTCctatcttttttgttgttgctgctgctgctactgtgGCGAGAATGCTTCTTGTCCTTTTTGCTGCCAGTGGTACtgcggctgctgctgttgctcttAGAGGGCTTGTATTTGTAGTGGCCCTTCCTTGAACTACTATGGTGTTCCCTCACAGTGTGAGAGTCAGAAGTAACAGGAGGATCATACACATCAGGGGCCCATGAAACGCTCAACTTTGTGACGATTCCCTGTTTTGCACGGGTTCCTTTTATTGCAGAAACCAGCTTTGGAGTGCCCTGCATGTAAAAATAATGCCGAAAAAAAACTCGGTCCATGTTTTCAGGTTTTTTTACACAGTCAGCAGATACAATATGGAACTAACATCCTCATGAGGTGCTACACTCGTtgcagataaaaaaaaattactccaATAAGGCTGGCAACTATTCTGAACTAAAAAGTTATAGTATCAATATAAGAGAAGTGAATGAAGAGCACCATCTCTACTTTaactgaaatttaaaacttacaTTAGTTGAATTTCCATCATCTGATTTGCCAATTGATGATTCAGATGCATCACCACTAGGGAAGGCAGGTGATATGACCACTTCAGTGTCATCATCCACTAAATCATCAGTTGAATCAGATTCCAGACAAAGAAGTgggtcatcatcttcatcatagTTTTCACCTAGATCAGGACCGTCATCATCATAGACATGCGTCACTTCGGAAAGAGCTGTTCCAATTTCCTCAACAACCAAGTCATCTTGCCCATAAGCTATTTCAGCTTCAAAATCTCCATCTTTGCAGCAAGCACAGCTGTGCTCACAACCTGGATTTTCACAGGTGCTGTAGCAGAAACATAAGCTGCTGCTAACACCTTCAGCGCTGAAGTCCACCAAAGGTTCGCCCATCCACAAGCTTAATCCCAAATTCAGAAGAGAAGTTTCTGATGAAAAAGGAGAACAAGCATAAGTAATAAGCAATTCTTTATGGAGTATGAATTTACAAGGGCTGCATAAGGGCAATCACACAATTACTGAAACAGTTGTGAAGATTGATAACATACAGTCATACGGAGATCAATGAAACCAACTTTACCAAGTGCTTGAAACCAACTTGTTTTCCATTTTCAATCACATCCTAGGCCCTCGAATCAACACCAACCATCTCAACTCATGAGTAGTTGGATGTTGATCGAGGGCCTAGGAAGGTGATTGAAATATAAGTTAGCTTTAAGCACTTGAAAAATAGCAAAGCtgattattttttatcaaatagtTAAGCAAAAATAGATGTTAAGAACCATAGGAGTACATGACAATTTATGTGCTACCTGGGTCACACAGTACAATGATTTCATACAACATACCCTGaacatcaaaattcaaaacctaTTTCCATGATGATTCTTATCTACATGATTCCATGGCGCTGAATAAGAAAGTTtcagttaaaaaaaatgaatcgtAAGTGAATTAAATACCTCTTTTGTCGTAGCAACGGCAACCACCACGTCCAACACCCAAAATCGCTTCCTTTCGAACCCACACCAAACTCCGACAACCAGGGAAGCCCGAGACCGAGCACCTAACCCTCACAGCCAGACAAGCCTCGGATCGAGAACAACCAGATCGAACCCGATACCGCTAACGACGCGAGGTTACGACCGATGGGCGTGGGCGATGAGGGGAAGGCAAAGGTCAAAGACAATTACTACTACTTCTAAAATTACTACTAAAACGATGGGAGGAGGACGATTGCTTGAGGCGGTGGGAGAAGGGGAAGGCGGAGTCCCTGGAGGCGATAGCGGCTGCCGCGCGGAGGCTGGCGAACGCGGCGAGCACCGCAGGCATCGTATCCTCGCCGGGCGCCCGCAACGTTTATGCCTCGAGATCCAACTCGGCGGATCCCGGCGACCAcgagcggaagaggcggcggcgagaGGGACCCCGAGGCTACGCTCCGCGCGTGGATCGGATCACGGCTCCGCTTAGATCGCTTTGGctcggagaagacgacgaggaaTGGAGCGATCAGGCGAGGGATTGGGGAACTGGATCAGGGCGAGGACGAGGGTGCGGAtgagaagggaggagaggagaggagaggtcgGGATTGCCTATAGCCGCGGCGAAAGGCCGGGTCAGGCCGTTCTTATACTGTATTCGGCTCCCTGGCAGGTGGGCCGAGGAAGATGGGTCCCAGTGCGCGGTCAGATGGTAACGGGACTCGGATGCGGACAAACGGGGTGCATTGTTTTTTTTAACTGACTGGCGATGTTTCGATGACAAGTGGGGCAACTACGCCTGGCAGAGAGACGTTCGGGTCAAAACGCGGGCGCGGCCAATACT includes:
- the LOC133923029 gene encoding uncharacterized protein LOC133923029, which codes for MGEPLVDFSAEGVSSSLCFCYSTCENPGCEHSCACCKDGDFEAEIAYGQDDLVVEEIGTALSEVTHVYDDDGPDLGENYDEDDDPLLCLESDSTDDLVDDDTEVVISPAFPSGDASESSIGKSDDGNSTNGTPKLVSAIKGTRAKQGIVTKLSVSWAPDVYDPPVTSDSHTVREHHSSSRKGHYKYKPSKSNSSSRSTTGSKKDKKHSRHSSSSSNNKKDRKHAYRSSSSGISSRTDSSVPQYLKAYSASRGGGSRTDTGCLESAKVSPLVPADSAALPEVVPMLKTMEEIKCGTSCSKEKPFTLLSRQFSPARYKGMFSFWNQNQLAS